The Cellulophaga sp. L1A9 genome window below encodes:
- a CDS encoding ATP-binding protein: MHSLLKRQIRKHLPENLKDSGEIAAFLDAINNSYKDYDDKAEMVQRAMSISSKELTQANKVLRAEAESQRKTLNILERAIRVLNDSSSTENEEAKSKDTLEIDALELAAKIEKQAKDIVKMTAEKNTLLKNLERQNASLNDYAHMVSHDLKSPIRNINALMCWILDDEKEKFSPASVENCNLVSQNLQKMDALIDGILRHAVIDSLEEEHIQLNITNLIDEITKTIFIPENIEVKIEGKLPTFLTEKYKIEQLFKNLITNAVTATEHLEKGIISIQHIDDKDFWKFSVADNGRGIAKKHQESIFNMFKKLENDSNASGIGLALVKKVVNIYEGDIWLESEENKGTTLYFTLKK; the protein is encoded by the coding sequence ATGCACTCACTCTTAAAAAGACAAATCAGAAAACATTTACCTGAGAATCTCAAGGATTCTGGGGAGATTGCTGCTTTTTTAGATGCCATTAATAATTCTTATAAGGATTATGATGATAAAGCAGAAATGGTGCAAAGAGCCATGAGTATTAGTTCTAAAGAATTAACACAAGCAAATAAAGTGTTACGTGCAGAAGCAGAAAGTCAGCGTAAGACGCTAAACATTTTAGAGAGAGCTATTCGGGTATTAAATGACTCTAGTAGCACAGAAAATGAAGAGGCTAAAAGCAAAGATACCTTAGAGATAGATGCTTTAGAATTAGCCGCTAAAATAGAAAAGCAGGCAAAGGATATTGTAAAAATGACTGCAGAAAAAAATACGTTGCTTAAAAATTTAGAGCGTCAAAATGCCTCCTTAAATGACTATGCACATATGGTGTCGCATGATTTGAAATCGCCTATTAGAAATATAAATGCTTTAATGTGTTGGATTTTAGATGACGAAAAAGAAAAATTTTCACCTGCCAGTGTAGAAAATTGTAATCTAGTATCTCAAAATCTTCAAAAGATGGATGCACTTATTGATGGTATTTTAAGACATGCCGTTATAGACTCCTTAGAAGAAGAACACATACAGCTGAATATAACGAATCTAATAGACGAAATAACAAAAACAATTTTCATTCCTGAAAATATTGAAGTAAAAATTGAAGGTAAACTACCTACATTTTTAACAGAGAAGTATAAAATAGAACAGCTATTTAAAAATTTAATAACGAATGCTGTTACCGCTACAGAACACTTAGAAAAAGGGATAATTAGTATTCAGCATATTGACGATAAAGATTTTTGGAAATTCTCCGTTGCCGACAATGGTAGAGGTATTGCTAAAAAACATCAAGAAAGTATTTTCAATATGTTCAAAAAATTAGAAAATGATTCTAATGCTTCAGGCATTGGTTTAGCACTAGTAAAAAAAGTAGTAAATATTTATGAAGGTGATATTTGGTTAGAATCTGAAGAAAATAAAGGAACTACACTATATTTTACATTAAAAAAATAA